A window of the Candidatus Palauibacter soopunensis genome harbors these coding sequences:
- the aroC gene encoding chorismate synthase — protein sequence MLRCLRLTTAGETHGPAVVALLEGIPAGLALEPEDIARELARRQGGHGRGGRMKIEKDVGEIFGGVRLGETLGAPVAVRIPNRDFRNWGAAMAVEAPQVDDDELLRRVYLPRPGHADLAGMIKYGRQDARDILERASARETAARVAAGAVAKRLLDEFGVRVESHVVSIGPVEVPPGLPLPEDLLSVADASPVRCIDADATAAMIDAIDAARRAGDSLGGVFEVVARGVPVGLGSHVTWETRLGGRIGGAMMSIHAMKGVEIGMGFEAARHRGSDVHDEIERDPARPESGGYRRRRNNAGGLEGGMTTGGDIVARVAMKPLSSLRRPLDSVDTRTGEPAKAVLERSDVCAVPAAGIVGEAMLALVLADAWIEKFGGDSLAEMRSNVESYLARIGT from the coding sequence ATGCTGAGATGTCTGAGGTTGACGACGGCGGGCGAAACACACGGCCCGGCCGTGGTCGCCCTGCTGGAAGGGATCCCCGCCGGACTGGCGCTCGAGCCCGAAGATATCGCGCGGGAACTGGCGCGCCGGCAGGGCGGGCACGGCCGCGGGGGCCGCATGAAGATCGAGAAGGATGTGGGCGAGATCTTCGGCGGCGTGCGCCTCGGAGAGACGTTGGGGGCTCCGGTCGCGGTCCGGATCCCCAACCGCGACTTCAGAAACTGGGGCGCGGCGATGGCGGTCGAAGCGCCGCAGGTGGACGACGACGAACTCCTGCGCCGGGTATACCTGCCGCGACCGGGACACGCCGACCTCGCGGGAATGATCAAGTACGGGCGACAGGACGCCCGCGACATCCTCGAACGTGCAAGCGCCCGCGAGACCGCCGCGCGCGTTGCCGCCGGGGCCGTCGCCAAGCGGCTGCTGGACGAGTTCGGCGTGCGCGTCGAGAGTCACGTGGTGTCGATCGGTCCGGTGGAGGTGCCGCCCGGGCTGCCGCTGCCGGAGGATCTTCTCTCGGTGGCCGACGCCTCGCCCGTGCGCTGCATCGACGCCGACGCGACCGCCGCGATGATCGACGCGATCGATGCCGCGCGTCGCGCGGGCGATTCGCTGGGAGGCGTGTTCGAGGTCGTCGCGCGTGGCGTGCCCGTGGGGCTCGGGAGCCACGTCACCTGGGAGACCCGCCTCGGTGGCCGGATCGGCGGCGCGATGATGTCGATCCACGCGATGAAGGGCGTCGAGATCGGCATGGGATTCGAAGCCGCGCGTCACCGGGGGTCCGATGTCCACGACGAGATTGAACGGGATCCGGCGCGCCCCGAGAGCGGCGGCTACCGGCGGCGGCGGAACAACGCGGGAGGCTTGGAAGGGGGGATGACGACGGGAGGCGACATCGTCGCTCGCGTGGCGATGAAGCCGCTCAGTTCGCTGCGGCGCCCCCTCGACAGCGTGGACACCCGGACCGGCGAACCCGCCAAGGCGGTCCTCGAGCGCAGCGACGTGTGCGCGGTGCCGGCCGCCGGGATCGTCGGGGAGGCGATGCTGGCGCTGGTGCTGGCGGACGCGTGGATCGAAAAGTTCGGCGGCGACAGCCTAGCGGAGATGCGGTCCAACGTGGAGAGCTACCTCGCCCGGATCGGGACGTGA